The following proteins come from a genomic window of Diorhabda sublineata isolate icDioSubl1.1 chromosome 7, icDioSubl1.1, whole genome shotgun sequence:
- the LOC130447083 gene encoding uncharacterized protein LOC130447083, whose product MNNEWRYVPSSENPADFVSRGVQPSEISSYKMWWNGPSFLPHSSHWPLAPNNGITNLPETKLSINLTLGAQICNDFDIISKYSNYKTLLHVTAYLFTFASNCKRSVTLRNLGELTLEEINIAKCTLIKSVQYKNFKPEIDKLKSGKQISRKSKLLPLSPFLDSENILRVGGRLNKSDLFYNQRHQIILPCKDYFTELIVNHEHKRLFHAGTQTVLATIRNEFWPLSSRQAIRRVLRKCVKCFRVQPTGLIQKMGELPSSRVNPSKPFHTATHLELVSDLTADGFLNAFKRFISRRGLCRHIYSDNASTFVRANKDLLKYFELSQSLVVQEFITDNLITWHFNPPYSPHMGGLWERAVRSTKHHLKRVLNNTYLTYEEFYTLLSQIEGILNSRPLLPLTEDPDDLQPLTPAHFLIGTAIQTIPEPAVPADHKIQLSRYKHITMMIQHFWTRWSKDYLNLLQQRPKWRVTQIDSIQVGSMVLLKEDDTPPMSWKLGCIVKTHPGSDGLVRVVTVKTYSGITKRAINKICVLPIDD is encoded by the exons ATGAACAATGAATGGAGATATGTGCCTTCGTCGGAAAATCCAGCCGATTTCGTATCAAGGGGAGTACAACCTTCAGAAATTAGCTCATATAAAATGTGGTGGAATGGGCCCTCCTTTTTGCCGCATTCTAGCCATTGGCCTTTAGCTCCAAATAATGGTATTACAAATTTACCAGAAACAAAACTTTCTATAAATTTAACCTTGGGAGCACAGATATGCAAtgattttgacataatatcTAAATACTCTAATTACAAAACTTTATTGCATGTGACTGCGTATTTATTTACGTTTGCATCGAATTGCAAAAGGTCAGTAACACTCAGAAATTTAGGTGAACTAACTTTGGAAGAAATTAATATCGCTAAATGTACTTTGATAAAATCAGTACAGTACAAGAATTTTAAACCAGAAATAGACAAACTCAAATCAGGAAAACAGATTTCACGTAAAAGCAAATTGCTTCCTCTTTCACCATTCTTAGATTCCGAAAATATATTGAGAGTTGGTGGCAGGCTGAACAAATCTGATCTATTTTATAACCAAAGGCATCAAATTATCTTACCTTGTAAGGATTATTTCACAGAATTAATTGTTAATCATGAGCACAAAAGGCTTTTTCACGCTGGTACTCAAACAGTACTAGCTACCATTCGAAATGAGTTTTGGCCTCTTTCTAGTCGCCAAGCTATCCGCAGAGTTTTACGAAAATGtgtaaaatgttttcgagtACAGCCTACTGGACTAATTCAAAAAATGGGTGAACTACCTTCATCAAGGGTTAACCCATCAAAGCCATTTCATACG GCCACTCACTTAGAACTAGTTAGTGATCTTACCGCTGATGGCTTCCTTAATGCATTCAAAAGATTTATTTCTCGTCGTGGTTTATGTAGGCACATTTATTCAGATAATGCAAGTACCTTTGTAAGGGCAAATAAGGATTTATtaaagtattttgaattaaGCCAATCTCTAGTTGTTCAAGAGTTTATAACCGATAACTTGATTACTTGGCATTTTAATCCTCCTTACTCTCCTCATATGGGAGGATTGTGGGAACGTGCAGTTCGCTCTACTAAACACCATTTGAAACGTGTACTTAACAACACTTACCTTACTTATGAAGAATTTTATACTCTTCTATCTCAAATTGAGGGCATCCTAAATTCTCGCCCTCTCCTTCCTCTTACCGAAGATCCTGATGATCTACAGCCTTTGACTCCAGCACATTTCTTAATCGGTACTGCTATTCAAACAATTCCAGAGCCAGCTGTTCCTGCTGACCATAAAATTCAGTTATCTCGATACAAGCACATTACTATGATGATACAGCACTTTTGGACTAGGTGGTCCAAGGACTACTTGAACTTACTCCAGCAGCGACCCAAATGGCGAGTTACTCAAATTGACTCTATCCAAGTGGGATCTATGGTGCTCTTAAAGGAAGATGATACCCCTCCAATGAGTTGGAAATTGGGATGCATAGTAAAGACTCATCCAGGCAGTGATGGACTTGTTAGAGTAGTGACAGTAAAGACTTACAGTGGTATCACTAAACGTGCCATAAATAAGATATGTGTTTTACCTATAGACGATTAA